The following coding sequences lie in one Mucilaginibacter sp. KACC 22773 genomic window:
- a CDS encoding DUF427 domain-containing protein, translating into MVKSTHIMKAIWNGEVIAESDDTIVVENNHYFPIESVKSEYLETTGTHTTCPWKGLASYYTLNVNGQKNQDAAWYYPQPKDAAANITNYVAFWKGVKVTP; encoded by the coding sequence ATGGTAAAATCTACTCATATTATGAAAGCCATCTGGAACGGGGAGGTCATTGCCGAAAGCGATGATACTATTGTTGTCGAAAATAATCATTACTTTCCTATTGAAAGTGTAAAAAGCGAATACCTGGAAACTACCGGTACGCATACTACCTGCCCATGGAAAGGGCTGGCATCTTATTATACACTGAACGTTAATGGGCAAAAAAACCAGGATGCCGCATGGTATTATCCACAGCCAAAAGATGCTGCAGCAAACATTACCAACTATGTAGCGTTCTGGAAAGGTGTTAAAGTAACTCCATAA
- a CDS encoding ISAon1 family transposase N-terminal region protein: MDVRSSESGQLNIYLEEKNLAPSGYEKPQLESRGFLPETAIQDFPIHGHKVALCIKRRRWEVKASGEIITRDWDLVRKGARMTTEFGTFLKGIFG; the protein is encoded by the coding sequence ATGGATGTTCGCTCATCTGAGAGCGGGCAATTGAACATTTACCTGGAAGAAAAGAACCTTGCTCCATCAGGTTATGAGAAGCCACAACTGGAATCCAGGGGCTTCTTACCGGAAACGGCCATACAGGATTTTCCTATTCATGGCCATAAAGTAGCGCTTTGTATCAAAAGACGCAGATGGGAAGTAAAAGCAAGTGGTGAGATCATTACAAGAGACTGGGATTTAGTAAGGAAGGGAGCGCGGATGACTACAGAATTCGGCACTTTTTTAAAAGGTATATTTGGATAA
- a CDS encoding ISAon1 family transposase: MDNHPISSHLLGKLYEVDGKQLGQQYKDHLSDFHSWGQKWHAEEWMLFADNIGPYLSIDETALSNGELYTIVTNKEAKGGKKAIVAMIKGTQAEQIMAVLERVPVRKRNKVKEVTMDMAANMIKAIRRCFSNAVRVVDRFHVQKLAYDAAQEARIKYRWEALEQENKAIEDAKKNKQSYQPEVFSNGDTLKQLLARSRYLLFKHPSKWTVSQKERADLLFPRYPLLLKAYNLSVRLGQIFTICKDKQQAFKRLAIWYNDVEDAGIESFKTVARSVKSHYESILNFFDNRSTNASAESFNAKLKAFRASLRGVRDTSFFLFRLAKYMPDFFIPQLFGLILNDSGFLQIASLFVVIVEKNIETLILVVSVRFLLKVNNVEPSATSIDR; this comes from the coding sequence TTGGATAATCATCCTATTAGCAGCCATTTGTTAGGCAAGTTATATGAGGTGGACGGCAAGCAGCTCGGTCAGCAATATAAAGATCACCTGAGTGATTTTCACAGCTGGGGTCAGAAATGGCATGCAGAGGAGTGGATGCTGTTTGCAGATAATATAGGCCCTTACCTGAGTATAGATGAAACCGCCTTAAGCAACGGAGAACTGTATACCATTGTTACCAATAAAGAAGCCAAAGGTGGTAAAAAGGCTATCGTAGCGATGATAAAAGGCACACAGGCCGAACAGATTATGGCTGTACTGGAGCGAGTACCTGTCCGTAAAAGGAATAAAGTTAAGGAAGTGACGATGGATATGGCTGCTAACATGATCAAGGCTATCCGCAGGTGCTTTTCTAATGCTGTGCGTGTTGTTGACCGGTTCCATGTACAAAAGCTGGCCTATGATGCTGCACAGGAAGCAAGGATCAAATATCGCTGGGAAGCATTAGAGCAAGAGAACAAAGCAATAGAGGACGCTAAAAAAAACAAGCAAAGCTATCAGCCTGAAGTATTTAGCAACGGGGATACTTTAAAACAATTACTGGCCAGAAGCAGGTATCTGCTATTTAAACACCCATCTAAGTGGACTGTATCACAGAAAGAAAGAGCTGATCTGTTGTTTCCAAGGTATCCCTTGCTGCTCAAAGCCTACAACCTGTCAGTCCGGCTGGGGCAGATTTTCACTATCTGTAAAGACAAGCAGCAGGCGTTTAAAAGACTGGCAATCTGGTATAATGATGTAGAAGATGCAGGAATTGAATCTTTTAAAACCGTTGCAAGATCTGTCAAATCGCATTATGAATCTATCCTAAACTTCTTCGATAACAGAAGTACCAACGCCTCGGCAGAATCTTTCAATGCTAAGCTCAAAGCTTTTAGAGCATCTTTAAGAGGTGTAAGAGATACTTCTTTCTTCTTATTCAGACTTGCTAAATATATGCCTGACTTTTTTATCCCCCAACTTTTCGGATTGATCCTTAATGATTCGGGATTTCTTCAAATAGCGTCGTTGTTTGTTGTAATAGTCGAAAAAAATATCGAAACGTTAATCTTAGTTGTATCTGTTCGATTTCTTCTCAAGGTGAACAATGTGGAACCATCGGCCACTTCAATAGACCGATGA
- a CDS encoding VOC family protein produces MAHAINWFEIPAKNFERAKAFYEQVLDIQMILPFDGMKYAMFPADMQKGEIGGGLLEEEGYEPSQQGALIYLNGGEDLAVPLARVEAAGGIITLPKTSIGPNGFTARFTDTEGNRVAFHSMK; encoded by the coding sequence ATGGCACACGCGATCAACTGGTTCGAAATACCAGCTAAAAATTTCGAAAGGGCAAAAGCTTTTTATGAACAGGTGTTAGATATCCAAATGATCCTACCTTTCGATGGTATGAAATACGCGATGTTCCCTGCCGACATGCAAAAAGGCGAGATCGGCGGCGGCTTGTTGGAGGAAGAGGGCTACGAACCCTCGCAGCAAGGCGCTCTCATCTATCTGAATGGTGGCGAGGACCTGGCTGTTCCCTTAGCCAGGGTGGAAGCTGCCGGTGGAATTATCACTCTACCTAAAACTTCTATCGGCCCAAATGGCTTTACCGCGCGTTTCACCGATACGGAAGGGAACCGCGTCGCTTTTCATTCAATGAAATAA
- a CDS encoding SRPBCC domain-containing protein — translation METIELNTIKKEITVAAAQQTAFEVFVNQIGLWWPASGHTEDCTMVKVGLEPQTGGRWFGFNSDGRESELGKVLIYDPYALLALDWQTDANLQFDPELHTEVRVEFIPEGDKQTRVKLTHFDVQRLGGAVGGINEGWRGIMDVYRNFISNSFSTQIAISISPEAALKKISEVANWWGVGFEGRAEKRGDQFIIKMGPEAWFNYTVTELTGNKVIWHVDDCYMPWYEDKHEWKGHDMIFEIDGHTLTFTHLGLVAGIACFKDCVPGWTHWIPRSLASYFETGKGDFKQR, via the coding sequence ATGGAAACCATCGAATTAAACACCATTAAAAAAGAGATCACCGTAGCGGCTGCGCAGCAGACCGCCTTCGAAGTATTCGTCAACCAAATAGGCCTCTGGTGGCCCGCCTCTGGCCATACCGAAGACTGTACCATGGTCAAAGTCGGCCTGGAACCCCAAACCGGCGGGCGCTGGTTCGGCTTTAACAGTGACGGCCGCGAAAGCGAATTAGGCAAAGTCCTGATCTATGACCCTTATGCACTTCTCGCGCTGGATTGGCAGACAGATGCCAACCTGCAATTTGACCCGGAATTGCATACCGAAGTACGTGTGGAATTTATTCCCGAAGGCGACAAACAAACCCGTGTTAAACTGACCCACTTTGATGTGCAGCGCCTGGGCGGAGCAGTCGGCGGTATTAATGAGGGCTGGCGCGGGATCATGGATGTTTACCGGAACTTCATCAGCAATAGCTTCAGCACTCAGATCGCCATTTCGATTAGTCCCGAAGCCGCATTGAAAAAGATCAGCGAGGTCGCTAACTGGTGGGGCGTCGGCTTTGAAGGCCGCGCCGAGAAAAGGGGCGATCAGTTCATCATCAAAATGGGCCCCGAAGCCTGGTTCAACTATACCGTTACCGAACTAACCGGCAATAAAGTAATTTGGCATGTCGATGATTGTTATATGCCCTGGTATGAAGATAAACACGAATGGAAAGGTCATGATATGATCTTTGAGATCGACGGCCACACCCTAACCTTTACCCACCTGGGCCTGGTGGCAGGTATTGCCTGTTTCAAAGATTGCGTACCCGGCTGGACTCATTGGATCCCCCGCAGCTTAGCATCTTATTTTGAGACCGGCAAAGGCGACTTTAAACAAAGATGA
- a CDS encoding LIC_13387 family protein, with amino-acid sequence MKPKIPLRVASGLMLLHTAGHTIGALTWKQAPNTRVATVITGMQTEHFDFMGRSTSLGNFFDGYGFIMIGVLLLLTVMLWLEPSRKFILQIGLFLFFMGVIELIYFFLLAAVFTLLAGILTLYVYLIWKPSN; translated from the coding sequence ATGAAGCCTAAAATACCACTGCGAGTAGCCAGCGGCCTGATGCTGCTGCACACCGCCGGCCATACCATCGGTGCATTAACCTGGAAACAAGCCCCTAATACACGCGTCGCCACGGTCATCACCGGCATGCAAACCGAGCACTTTGATTTTATGGGCCGCTCCACAAGCCTCGGCAACTTCTTTGACGGCTATGGCTTCATCATGATCGGTGTCCTGTTATTGCTGACGGTCATGCTTTGGCTGGAGCCCAGCCGCAAATTCATTTTGCAGATCGGCTTGTTCCTGTTTTTTATGGGTGTTATTGAACTCATTTATTTCTTTCTTTTAGCCGCGGTGTTCACGCTGCTGGCCGGAATATTAACCCTTTATGTTTACCTGATATGGAAACCATCGAATTAA
- a CDS encoding SRPBCC family protein codes for MEAAKLLSIKKEFTVVASQKTAFDVFTQKMDLWWPRSHHIGSADMTEMVVETHAGGRWYSKHADGSEANCGHVLIYQPYDLFVLAWQINADFKCAPDLVTEVAIEFIPESTSTTRIRFEHKDLHKLGNGKVVESMDGGWGMILQLYKNTAEHEA; via the coding sequence ATGGAAGCTGCCAAATTATTATCCATCAAAAAAGAATTCACCGTCGTCGCCTCTCAGAAGACCGCTTTCGATGTGTTTACCCAAAAAATGGACCTGTGGTGGCCACGCAGCCATCATATCGGCAGTGCCGACATGACCGAAATGGTTGTAGAAACGCATGCGGGTGGCCGTTGGTATTCAAAACATGCCGATGGCAGCGAAGCCAATTGCGGACATGTGCTGATTTACCAGCCTTATGACCTGTTCGTGCTGGCCTGGCAGATCAACGCCGACTTTAAGTGCGCCCCTGATCTGGTCACCGAAGTCGCGATCGAGTTCATTCCTGAAAGCACCTCGACCACGCGCATCCGTTTTGAACATAAAGACCTGCACAAGCTGGGCAACGGCAAGGTTGTGGAAAGCATGGACGGCGGCTGGGGTATGATCCTTCAACTTTATAAAAACACAGCAGAACATGAAGCCTAA
- a CDS encoding ArsR/SmtB family transcription factor encodes MNSNLAFNALGDPTRRSIFEKLQQGPLSVVHIAEGMSVSRPAVSQHLKVLKEAKLINLRTVGNNNIYELNREGIIAMRNYLDQFWDEALANFKALAEQTEKEK; translated from the coding sequence ATGAACAGTAACTTAGCTTTTAACGCCTTAGGCGATCCGACCCGGCGGTCCATCTTCGAAAAATTACAACAGGGCCCTTTGTCGGTCGTACATATCGCCGAAGGGATGAGCGTGAGCCGTCCGGCAGTTTCCCAGCACCTGAAGGTGCTGAAGGAAGCCAAGCTGATCAATCTTCGGACCGTGGGCAATAACAATATTTATGAACTGAACCGGGAAGGCATTATCGCCATGAGAAACTATTTAGACCAGTTCTGGGACGAAGCATTGGCTAACTTTAAAGCATTGGCAGAACAAACCGAAAAAGAAAAATAA
- a CDS encoding family 43 glycosylhydrolase — MKLIVKVLSTISLFSLLLAPQANAQVGKPFIHDPSTIAECDGKYYTFGTFGGGLISEDGWTWNGGGVRPGGGAAPDVLKIGDRYLIVYGATGGGLAGGHNGTILTMWNKSLDPKSPDFKYSEPVKVASSDGIEDCDAIDPGLLLDPTDGRLWLSYGTYFGYIRLVELDPKTGKRVEGNKALNIAIDCEATDLLYREGWYYLLGTHGTCCDGPNSTYNIVVGRSRKVTGPYIDNMGRDMLKGGGKMVVAAGDRLIGPGHFGRIIVGDGVEKMSCHYEADLDQSGRSVLGIRPLLWKNGWPVAGDNFKEGTYEIESERRGYALELGVDFTRMPGGMRFNRNNDEPVKPVPSQELADVVKGWPAGNIGVRISDYMFRPHQKWAISPIAGAGGYLGGPYYKIVIAGTDRALAATAEAELVTVPTFTGAPEQLWRIDQLTDGTYRIMPKVVPNSKEQLALVSSGDSTPTLAKFDMNSDNSKWNFRTH, encoded by the coding sequence ATGAAATTAATAGTAAAGGTATTAAGTACTATATCCCTGTTCTCATTATTATTAGCCCCACAGGCCAATGCACAAGTTGGCAAACCATTTATACATGACCCTTCCACCATTGCAGAATGCGATGGAAAGTACTACACATTCGGAACGTTTGGAGGCGGGTTAATATCCGAAGATGGCTGGACATGGAATGGAGGCGGAGTAAGACCCGGCGGCGGGGCCGCTCCTGATGTATTAAAAATTGGTGACCGCTACCTTATTGTTTATGGTGCCACCGGCGGTGGCCTGGCAGGCGGTCATAACGGAACAATACTGACCATGTGGAATAAGTCGCTTGATCCAAAATCACCAGATTTTAAATATTCAGAACCTGTAAAAGTTGCTTCGTCTGATGGTATTGAAGATTGTGATGCTATTGATCCGGGGCTTCTTCTTGACCCAACCGATGGACGGTTATGGTTATCCTACGGCACCTATTTTGGATACATACGCCTTGTGGAGCTTGATCCTAAAACGGGTAAGCGTGTTGAAGGTAATAAAGCATTAAATATAGCTATTGATTGCGAGGCCACAGATTTGTTATACAGGGAAGGGTGGTACTATTTGCTTGGAACACACGGCACATGCTGCGATGGCCCAAACTCAACTTATAATATTGTTGTTGGCCGATCCAGGAAAGTAACAGGGCCATATATTGATAATATGGGAAGGGATATGTTAAAAGGAGGTGGCAAAATGGTAGTGGCAGCCGGCGACAGGCTGATTGGACCAGGACATTTTGGACGTATTATAGTTGGCGATGGCGTTGAAAAAATGTCTTGCCATTACGAGGCAGATCTGGATCAAAGTGGCCGTAGCGTATTAGGCATTCGCCCACTACTATGGAAAAATGGATGGCCGGTGGCAGGTGATAACTTTAAAGAAGGAACTTATGAGATTGAGTCTGAGCGAAGGGGCTATGCCTTAGAATTGGGCGTTGATTTTACAAGAATGCCTGGTGGGATGCGATTTAACCGGAATAATGATGAACCGGTGAAACCGGTACCATCACAGGAGTTAGCAGATGTAGTTAAAGGCTGGCCAGCCGGAAACATTGGTGTGCGGATAAGTGATTATATGTTTCGCCCACATCAAAAATGGGCAATTTCGCCGATCGCCGGCGCAGGAGGATACCTGGGCGGACCATATTATAAAATAGTAATTGCCGGAACAGATCGCGCATTAGCAGCAACAGCCGAAGCTGAGCTTGTGACAGTACCAACGTTTACCGGTGCGCCGGAACAATTATGGCGAATTGATCAGCTGACTGATGGAACTTATCGGATTATGCCAAAAGTGGTTCCAAATTCGAAAGAGCAATTGGCTTTAGTTTCATCTGGCGACAGCACGCCTACACTCGCCAAATTTGATATGAATAGTGATAATTCCAAGTGGAATTTCAGGACTCACTAA
- a CDS encoding alpha/beta hydrolase-fold protein has protein sequence MNFKCSIILLTACMAGSLCKAQTGTGEIKEDFRSSSLNQPGQEYPQVNSQGYARFRIKATKSDSIRVTLGLGGRGGTKLVKDTDGYFSGTTEGPMDEGFHYYHLIVDGGIFNDPGTLNYYGSTRWESGIEIPAHDQNFYALKDVPHGNVQQILFPSKSTNTQRRAFVYTPPGYDKEKSKKYPVLYLQHGWGEDETAWSNQGHANLIMDNLIAEGKIKPFIIVMTYGMTNDIKISAGGLRNFKIDAFETVLTDELVPYVDANFRTVTDRAHRAMAGLSMGGMETHLITLAKPDEFAYYGLLSGGIYTPAELKDKPKAKLIFISCGSKENPGGVNNAAAALKEAGYNAVSFISENTAHEFLTWRRSLKELAPLLFKD, from the coding sequence ATGAATTTTAAATGTTCAATTATTTTATTAACAGCCTGCATGGCCGGTAGCCTTTGTAAAGCACAAACCGGCACAGGCGAGATCAAAGAAGATTTTCGGTCTTCAAGCCTTAACCAGCCTGGCCAGGAATATCCCCAGGTTAATTCGCAAGGTTATGCACGTTTTCGTATAAAAGCAACAAAGTCCGACAGCATACGGGTTACCTTAGGCCTGGGCGGAAGAGGCGGGACTAAACTGGTGAAAGATACCGACGGATATTTTTCGGGCACAACGGAAGGGCCAATGGATGAGGGTTTCCATTACTACCACTTAATAGTTGACGGAGGCATTTTTAACGACCCGGGCACATTAAATTATTACGGTTCCACCCGTTGGGAAAGCGGTATAGAAATACCTGCTCATGACCAGAACTTTTATGCCTTAAAGGATGTACCCCACGGTAATGTGCAGCAAATACTTTTTCCTTCAAAAAGTACAAATACGCAGCGAAGGGCCTTCGTTTATACGCCTCCGGGTTATGACAAGGAAAAATCGAAGAAATACCCCGTGCTGTATTTACAACATGGCTGGGGCGAAGACGAGACCGCATGGAGCAACCAGGGGCATGCCAATCTGATCATGGATAACCTGATTGCTGAAGGCAAAATAAAACCCTTCATCATCGTGATGACCTACGGCATGACCAATGATATTAAAATAAGCGCAGGCGGTTTGAGGAATTTTAAGATTGATGCTTTTGAAACTGTGTTAACAGATGAATTAGTGCCTTATGTAGATGCCAATTTTCGCACGGTTACAGATAGGGCACACCGCGCTATGGCAGGGTTATCAATGGGCGGCATGGAAACGCATTTAATAACACTTGCCAAGCCCGATGAATTTGCCTATTACGGTCTTTTAAGCGGCGGGATTTATACGCCCGCTGAGTTAAAAGATAAACCTAAGGCTAAACTTATTTTTATAAGTTGCGGCAGCAAGGAAAATCCTGGTGGCGTAAATAACGCTGCGGCTGCATTAAAAGAAGCAGGCTACAACGCCGTGTCTTTTATTTCAGAGAATACTGCCCATGAGTTTCTAACCTGGCGCCGCAGCCTGAAAGAACTTGCGCCGCTGTTGTTTAAAGACTAA
- a CDS encoding glycoside hydrolase family 43 protein — protein MSKIFNNYFLGFAFFLLATSAALAQTAHNPIIYADVPDISIIRVGNTYYMSSTTMHMSPGVPIMKSTDLVNWKLVSYAYDILDDTDDLNLSNGKSSYGRGSWASSLRYHNGVYYVSTFAGNTGKTYIYTTHNIEKGPWKAISFKPSLHDHSLFFDDDGKAYMIYGSGRIMLAQLKDDLSGIKPDTKPQVLIENASLAAGPNLGLPAEGSQMFKIKGKYYLFNISWPRGGMRSVLIHRADKITGPYEGRLALQDKGVAQGGLVNTPNGRWFAYLFRDFGSVGRVPYLVPVKWEAGWPVLGINHQVPDTVALPANKPLMPGIISSDEFNRRRGERDLLLVWQWNHNNVNQLWSLKQRKGYLRLTTGRLDTTLITARNMLTQRTFGPECSAITAIDVSGLKDGDCAGLALLQQKFGWVGVKVKNGNKFIVMVNAQGGSPAESASIPLAQNRVYLKAACDFKDKADKAYFYYSTDGNNWISIGTTLQMAYTIPHFMGYRFGLFNYATKVTGGYADFDYFRLGDK, from the coding sequence ATGAGCAAAATTTTCAATAACTACTTTCTGGGATTCGCTTTTTTTTTATTGGCTACCTCCGCGGCTTTGGCACAAACGGCTCATAATCCAATTATCTACGCGGACGTACCTGATATTTCAATAATCAGGGTAGGTAATACTTATTACATGAGCAGTACTACTATGCATATGAGCCCAGGGGTGCCAATCATGAAATCTACAGATTTGGTTAACTGGAAACTTGTTAGCTATGCATACGATATTTTGGATGATACTGATGACCTAAATCTAAGCAACGGTAAGAGTAGCTATGGGCGAGGTTCGTGGGCAAGCAGTCTGCGTTATCACAATGGCGTTTACTATGTATCTACTTTTGCGGGCAATACCGGCAAAACTTATATTTATACCACGCATAATATTGAAAAAGGCCCGTGGAAGGCTATATCCTTTAAACCAAGCCTGCATGACCACTCCTTGTTTTTTGACGATGATGGCAAAGCTTATATGATTTATGGAAGCGGGCGCATCATGTTGGCGCAATTGAAGGATGACCTGTCGGGAATAAAACCTGACACGAAGCCACAGGTGCTGATAGAGAACGCCAGCCTGGCTGCCGGACCGAATTTAGGATTGCCGGCAGAAGGCTCGCAGATGTTCAAAATCAAGGGGAAATATTACCTGTTCAATATTTCGTGGCCACGTGGTGGAATGCGAAGTGTTCTTATTCACCGGGCAGATAAAATTACCGGCCCATATGAAGGCCGCCTGGCATTGCAAGACAAAGGCGTAGCCCAGGGTGGTTTGGTAAATACACCAAACGGCCGGTGGTTTGCCTATCTTTTCCGCGATTTTGGTTCAGTAGGCCGGGTGCCTTACCTGGTGCCGGTAAAATGGGAGGCTGGCTGGCCTGTATTGGGTATAAATCATCAGGTGCCCGATACTGTCGCGTTACCGGCAAACAAACCGCTAATGCCGGGTATCATCTCATCGGATGAGTTTAACCGCAGGCGCGGCGAACGCGATTTGCTCCTGGTTTGGCAATGGAACCACAATAATGTTAATCAATTATGGTCGCTAAAGCAGCGTAAGGGATACTTGAGGTTAACTACAGGGAGGCTTGATACTACTTTAATTACGGCGAGAAATATGCTTACACAGCGCACATTTGGCCCTGAATGCTCGGCCATTACAGCTATTGATGTATCCGGGCTTAAAGATGGTGATTGTGCCGGCCTTGCATTGTTACAGCAAAAATTTGGATGGGTGGGTGTAAAGGTTAAAAATGGCAATAAGTTTATCGTTATGGTAAATGCGCAGGGCGGTTCGCCGGCAGAGTCGGCAAGTATTCCGTTAGCCCAAAACCGGGTGTATTTAAAGGCCGCATGTGATTTTAAGGATAAGGCCGACAAAGCCTATTTTTATTATAGCACCGACGGAAATAATTGGATTTCCATTGGCACCACGCTTCAAATGGCGTATACTATTCCTCATTTTATGGGTTACCGGTTTGGCCTTTTTAACTACGCCACAAAAGTTACCGGCGGATATGCCGATTTCGATTATTTTCGATTGGGCGATAAATAG
- a CDS encoding family 43 glycosylhydrolase — protein sequence MMMNFKKCAALIVSILWFNCLMAQNPLIQNQFTADPSVRVFNGKIYLYPSHDIPATPGHGRAGWFCMQDYHVFSSANLTDWTDHGVIVSQNKVPWADPAAYSMWAPDCIERGGKYYFYFPAPAKPGGTKGFSIGVAIADKPYGPFVPQPLPIAGVHGIDPNVQINKDGQAYIYWAQGNLYGAKLKANMLELASEPIKLDGFPDKGLKEGPYLFERKGIYYMTYPHVADKTERLEYAMSDSPLGPFKYAGVLMDESASGCWTNHQSVIEFKNQWYLFYHNNDLSPAFDKNRAVRADSLFFNKNGTIRKVIPTLRGIGITASSTKIQVDRYSAKSADGVETEFIDTLNKFEGWKAVFNKASSWIKYNNVFFGKQTAGYVSVNACSATGGTLLISTEDNPDKVIAKVIIPKGNNWSIVKKALTAIPAGVKNIIVQTEGSGHVEVDWINFN from the coding sequence ATGATGATGAATTTTAAAAAATGCGCGGCGCTGATTGTATCTATCTTATGGTTTAATTGCTTAATGGCGCAAAACCCCCTTATACAAAACCAGTTTACTGCCGATCCTTCGGTACGTGTTTTTAATGGCAAGATATATCTTTACCCTTCACACGATATTCCCGCTACCCCCGGGCATGGCCGGGCTGGCTGGTTCTGTATGCAGGATTATCATGTGTTCTCGTCAGCCAACCTAACCGATTGGACGGATCACGGCGTAATTGTGAGCCAAAATAAAGTGCCCTGGGCCGACCCGGCAGCTTATAGCATGTGGGCTCCTGACTGTATTGAGCGGGGCGGGAAATATTATTTTTATTTCCCGGCACCTGCAAAACCCGGCGGCACCAAGGGCTTTTCAATTGGTGTTGCAATAGCCGATAAACCTTACGGCCCATTTGTTCCGCAACCGTTGCCCATCGCCGGGGTTCATGGTATAGACCCAAATGTGCAAATTAATAAGGACGGACAGGCGTATATTTACTGGGCGCAAGGAAACCTGTACGGCGCTAAACTCAAAGCTAATATGCTTGAACTGGCATCAGAGCCGATAAAACTTGATGGCTTCCCCGATAAGGGATTAAAGGAAGGGCCTTATTTATTTGAACGAAAAGGTATCTACTACATGACTTATCCGCATGTGGCCGATAAAACAGAACGGCTTGAATATGCCATGTCAGATAGTCCCCTTGGCCCCTTTAAATATGCCGGGGTACTTATGGACGAATCAGCTTCGGGTTGCTGGACCAACCATCAATCTGTCATAGAATTTAAAAATCAATGGTACTTATTTTATCATAACAACGACTTATCGCCAGCCTTTGATAAAAACCGGGCTGTACGGGCCGATAGTTTGTTTTTTAATAAAAATGGCACTATCCGCAAGGTCATCCCTACACTGCGTGGCATTGGCATAACCGCCTCATCAACAAAAATACAGGTAGATAGGTATAGCGCCAAAAGCGCGGATGGAGTAGAGACAGAGTTTATAGATACACTAAACAAATTCGAGGGCTGGAAAGCGGTTTTCAATAAAGCCAGCTCATGGATAAAATATAACAATGTGTTTTTTGGTAAACAAACAGCGGGATATGTTAGTGTAAACGCCTGTTCGGCAACCGGCGGAACTTTATTAATTAGTACAGAAGATAACCCGGACAAGGTTATAGCAAAAGTTATTATACCAAAGGGCAACAACTGGAGCATTGTTAAAAAAGCATTAACAGCGATACCTGCCGGCGTAAAAAATATTATTGTGCAAACAGAAGGCAGTGGTCATGTAGAAGTTGACTGGATAAACTTCAATTAA